From Jeotgalibaca dankookensis, one genomic window encodes:
- the tpx gene encoding thiol peroxidase translates to MEITRKGQAIPLEGTVPTVGEAIPSFSLTTIKGETVSNETLKGQLAILSVFPDINTSVCDQQTRTFNEKAANIDNIQLISVSRNTKEELNNWCAAQGLDMEMWIDDKGEFGQAFGINMPSLDKLARSVFVITADGLLAYKEIVPEMVEEPNYDAAIGAAKDLL, encoded by the coding sequence ATGGAAATTACACGTAAAGGTCAAGCAATTCCACTAGAAGGTACCGTACCAACAGTAGGGGAAGCTATTCCCTCATTTTCATTAACAACTATCAAAGGTGAAACGGTGAGTAATGAGACCTTAAAAGGTCAATTAGCAATATTGAGCGTTTTCCCTGACATCAATACAAGTGTATGCGACCAACAAACACGCACCTTTAATGAAAAGGCTGCTAATATTGATAATATCCAACTTATTTCAGTTTCTAGAAACACCAAGGAAGAATTGAACAACTGGTGCGCAGCACAAGGTTTAGACATGGAAATGTGGATTGACGATAAGGGTGAGTTTGGCCAAGCATTTGGAATTAATATGCCAAGTTTAGATAAACTAGCGCGTAGCGTTTTTGTGATTACAGCAGATGGGCTATTAGCTTACAAAGAAATTGTTCCAGAAATGGTTGAGGAACCAAACTACGATGCAGCAATAGGTGCGGCAAAAGATTTACTTTAA
- a CDS encoding valine--tRNA ligase → MTVEESMSTKYQPLEVEKGKYQEWVHNKLFRPNGNMEAKPYSIVIPPPNVTGRLHLGHAWDVTLQDMLIRMKRMQGYDTLWLPGMDHAGIATQAKVEEKLAKEGISRYDLGREAFVNKVWEWKEDYASVIRDQWEKMGISVDYDRERFTLDQGLSESVRKVFVKLYEKGLIYRGAYIINWDPKAQTALSDIEVIHKDVNGAFYHFRYPLADGTGYLELATTRPETMLGDTAVAVHPEDERYNQLIGKSIMLPLVNREIPIIADDYVDREFGTGVVKITPAHDPNDFEIGLRHDLQQLVVMNKDATMNELAGKYQGMDRFVARKAIVKDMEELGLLVKVEEMVHSVGHSERTDVVVEPRISTQWFVKMQPLAESAMANQTTDDKVNFFPERFEGTFMRWMEGVHDWVISRQLWWGHQIPAWYHKETGEMFVGMEGPADIENWEQDPDVLDTWFSSALWPFSTMGWPDEESADFKRYFPTSTLVTGYDIIFFWVSRMIFQSLEFTDQAPFENVLIHGLIRDEDGRKMSKSLGNGIDPMEVIEQYGADALRWFLANGSAPGQDVRFSYEKMDASWNFINKIWNASRYVLMNLDGLTYNQIDISGEKTLADKWILSKLNRTIEKVTELFDKFEFGEAGKTLYHFIWDDYCDWYIEMTKEVLQGEDETAKHTARSVLAYVLDNILRLLHPIMPFVTEEIWQNAPHEGTSIVVADYPTFDKEFIDSESESAMDKLIGLIRGVRNIRNEMNTPLSKKVPMQINVLDEETERIFTQNQAYIIRFCNPESLEIGQNIETSGETVTAIISGGEVHMPLAGLIKLEDEITRLSGEAAKLEKEVDRVVKKLSNDKFINKAPQKVVEAEQIKEKDYREKLATVKERIEKLKEQL, encoded by the coding sequence ATGACAGTAGAAGAAAGTATGTCAACCAAATATCAACCCTTAGAAGTTGAAAAAGGTAAATATCAAGAGTGGGTTCACAATAAATTGTTCCGTCCAAATGGAAATATGGAGGCAAAACCTTACTCCATCGTTATTCCCCCACCAAATGTCACTGGCCGCTTACACTTAGGCCATGCATGGGATGTTACCTTACAAGATATGTTGATTCGTATGAAACGCATGCAAGGATATGACACCTTATGGTTACCAGGTATGGATCATGCAGGAATTGCAACGCAAGCTAAAGTGGAAGAGAAACTCGCTAAAGAAGGCATTTCTCGCTATGATTTAGGTCGAGAAGCTTTTGTTAACAAAGTATGGGAATGGAAAGAGGACTATGCCAGTGTTATCCGTGACCAATGGGAAAAAATGGGTATTTCTGTTGATTATGACCGTGAGCGTTTTACCTTAGACCAAGGGTTATCTGAATCGGTTCGAAAAGTCTTCGTCAAACTTTATGAAAAAGGGCTCATTTACCGTGGCGCTTATATCATTAACTGGGATCCAAAAGCACAAACGGCACTTTCGGATATCGAAGTGATTCATAAAGATGTCAATGGTGCTTTCTATCATTTCCGCTACCCTTTAGCGGATGGAACGGGCTATTTAGAATTAGCAACAACGCGTCCTGAGACAATGTTAGGAGATACTGCCGTGGCGGTTCATCCAGAAGATGAACGTTATAACCAACTAATTGGTAAATCAATTATGCTGCCATTAGTTAACCGCGAAATTCCAATTATAGCAGACGACTATGTTGATCGAGAATTTGGAACGGGTGTCGTTAAAATTACCCCGGCTCACGATCCTAATGACTTTGAAATTGGTTTACGCCATGATTTACAACAACTAGTTGTTATGAATAAAGATGCAACGATGAATGAATTAGCAGGGAAATACCAAGGTATGGATCGTTTTGTAGCGCGTAAAGCGATTGTAAAAGATATGGAAGAATTAGGACTTTTAGTTAAAGTTGAAGAAATGGTTCACAGTGTAGGTCATTCGGAGCGAACAGACGTAGTAGTAGAACCACGTATTTCAACCCAATGGTTTGTAAAAATGCAACCACTAGCTGAATCGGCGATGGCAAACCAAACGACAGATGATAAAGTTAATTTTTTCCCGGAACGATTTGAAGGAACCTTTATGCGGTGGATGGAAGGCGTCCATGATTGGGTTATTTCGCGTCAATTGTGGTGGGGACATCAAATACCAGCTTGGTATCATAAAGAAACAGGAGAAATGTTTGTCGGAATGGAGGGACCAGCGGATATAGAAAACTGGGAACAAGATCCAGATGTTTTGGATACTTGGTTTAGTTCTGCTCTATGGCCATTTTCAACGATGGGGTGGCCGGATGAAGAATCTGCTGACTTTAAGCGTTATTTCCCAACCAGTACCTTGGTGACCGGTTATGATATTATTTTCTTCTGGGTCAGTCGGATGATTTTCCAATCACTCGAATTTACTGACCAAGCACCATTTGAGAACGTTTTGATTCATGGCTTGATACGTGATGAAGATGGACGTAAAATGAGTAAATCATTAGGAAATGGTATTGATCCAATGGAAGTCATTGAACAATACGGAGCCGATGCCTTGCGTTGGTTCTTAGCCAATGGTTCGGCGCCAGGGCAAGATGTGCGCTTTAGTTATGAAAAGATGGATGCATCTTGGAACTTTATTAATAAAATTTGGAATGCCAGTCGCTATGTACTAATGAACTTGGACGGATTAACTTACAATCAGATTGATATCTCAGGGGAGAAAACACTGGCTGATAAATGGATCCTTTCTAAGTTAAATCGAACCATTGAAAAAGTTACCGAACTCTTTGATAAGTTTGAATTTGGAGAAGCTGGTAAGACACTTTATCATTTCATTTGGGATGATTATTGTGATTGGTACATCGAAATGACAAAAGAAGTGCTTCAAGGCGAGGACGAAACAGCCAAACATACAGCTCGTAGTGTACTAGCTTACGTTTTGGATAATATTTTACGTCTGCTACATCCAATTATGCCTTTTGTAACGGAAGAAATTTGGCAAAATGCACCGCATGAAGGAACGTCTATTGTGGTTGCGGATTACCCAACGTTTGATAAAGAATTCATTGATTCTGAATCTGAATCGGCAATGGATAAATTGATTGGATTGATACGTGGTGTTCGTAACATCCGTAATGAAATGAATACTCCACTATCTAAAAAAGTTCCGATGCAAATAAACGTTCTAGATGAAGAAACGGAAAGAATATTTACACAAAACCAAGCTTATATTATTCGTTTTTGTAACCCTGAAAGTCTAGAAATAGGTCAGAATATTGAAACCTCAGGTGAAACAGTAACGGCAATTATATCTGGTGGTGAGGTCCATATGCCTTTAGCTGGTTTAATTAAATTAGAAGATGAAATCACCCGTCTAAGTGGAGAAGCAGCTAAACTTGAAAAAGAAGTTGACCGAGTTGTTAAAAAACTTTCTAATGATAAGTTTATCAACAAGGCGCCACAAAAAGTTGTTGAAGCAGAACAAATCAAAGAAAAAGATTATCGTGAAAAATTAGCAACTGTAAAAGAGCGGATTGAAAAATTAAAAGAGCAACTATAA
- a CDS encoding bifunctional folylpolyglutamate synthase/dihydrofolate synthase translates to MFTTYEEALDWIHTRRGFGPKPGIRRMEWLMNKMNHPERDFPSIHIAGTNGKGSTVAYLTSLFQTAGHSVGSFTSPHIMKFNERISLNGTPISDETVRQLANDLYPLCEEISQTELGGLTEFEVVTAMMFRYFSMSQPDVVLIEVGLGGLYDSTNIVTPEVTIITTIGMDHVQILGNSLEEIAFQKAGILKKGVPAILGNIPDTAKKVIYEVAQETESGVQAYKDDFQAIDLPKKQAFHEYFNFQNSNQFIENIAISLMGHHQVDNAATALQAFLLYCDRLGLTYSKETIRKGFKETFWPVRMEIISQKPFIILDGAHNEPALSALLETIEGNFSDKKIKILFAALTTKELEKIAIWLQKIPNHEIHLTTFDFPRVASLADLKERMAIPKAIYHEDWKQALNSLKANLTDDEILLVTGSLYFLSDVRHFFMDDSLSN, encoded by the coding sequence GTGTTTACGACTTATGAAGAAGCACTGGATTGGATTCATACAAGAAGAGGTTTCGGACCAAAACCAGGTATACGACGAATGGAATGGTTAATGAACAAAATGAATCATCCTGAAAGAGACTTTCCATCCATCCATATTGCTGGAACGAATGGAAAGGGCTCAACAGTCGCTTATTTGACCAGTTTATTTCAAACAGCTGGCCATAGTGTAGGGAGTTTCACATCCCCTCATATTATGAAATTTAATGAGCGAATCAGCTTAAACGGAACGCCAATTTCTGACGAAACGGTTAGACAGTTAGCCAATGACCTCTATCCTTTATGTGAAGAAATTTCGCAGACTGAATTAGGCGGATTAACAGAATTTGAAGTCGTTACGGCTATGATGTTTCGCTATTTTTCAATGTCTCAACCAGATGTCGTTTTGATAGAGGTTGGCTTGGGTGGTCTTTATGATAGTACAAATATAGTCACTCCAGAGGTAACCATTATTACCACTATTGGTATGGATCATGTGCAAATATTAGGAAATAGTTTGGAAGAAATTGCCTTTCAAAAAGCTGGTATTCTTAAAAAAGGAGTTCCGGCTATTTTAGGAAATATTCCCGATACAGCTAAGAAAGTTATTTACGAGGTAGCTCAAGAGACTGAGAGTGGTGTTCAAGCTTATAAAGATGATTTTCAAGCGATTGATTTACCAAAAAAGCAGGCCTTTCATGAATACTTTAATTTTCAAAATTCAAACCAATTTATAGAAAATATTGCGATTAGCTTAATGGGACATCATCAAGTTGATAATGCGGCAACGGCTCTCCAGGCTTTTCTTTTATACTGTGATCGTTTGGGGTTAACATATTCCAAAGAGACGATTAGAAAAGGCTTTAAAGAAACTTTTTGGCCGGTACGGATGGAAATTATTTCTCAGAAGCCTTTTATTATTTTAGATGGTGCACATAACGAGCCAGCACTCAGTGCACTTTTAGAGACTATAGAGGGTAACTTTTCCGATAAAAAAATAAAAATACTCTTTGCGGCTTTGACGACAAAAGAGCTTGAAAAAATAGCCATATGGTTACAAAAAATTCCCAATCATGAAATACATCTTACAACGTTTGATTTTCCACGTGTTGCAAGCCTAGCTGATTTAAAGGAACGGATGGCTATTCCAAAAGCAATCTATCATGAAGACTGGAAACAAGCGTTAAATAGTCTGAAAGCAAACTTAACCGATGATGAAATCTTGCTTGTGACTGGCTCCTTGTACTTCCTATCTGATGTCCGGCATTTCTTTATGGATGATAGTTTGTCAAATTAA
- a CDS encoding IS30 family transposase yields the protein MSYTHFTIAERSKIETLRDLGFSIRRIARILGRAPSSVSRELNRNPYYQCDQAQERYKQKKANCGAKSKLTSEIKEKVQEKLTLTSSPEQIVGRLFQGKISFKTIYRWLYYGLLQVPLSVLRQKGKRQKPKETRGRFNIGTSISKRPKDVKKRTTFGHWELDTVVSGRGQAKGCVATFLERKSRWYLAIKIPNRSASSMEGAIRKLTTLFPETAFQSFTTDRGKEFSCYPVIEEDLSIPVYFADPYSSWQRGSNENSNGLLREFFPKRTNFDHVEQEELQKALYLINNRPRKCLGYRTPHEVFMEEVLHLI from the coding sequence ATGAGCTACACTCATTTTACCATAGCCGAACGCTCAAAAATAGAAACGCTTCGTGATCTAGGTTTTTCGATCCGCCGGATCGCTCGAATCCTTGGTCGTGCCCCTTCTTCTGTTTCACGGGAACTGAACAGGAACCCATATTATCAGTGTGATCAGGCACAGGAACGCTATAAACAAAAGAAAGCGAACTGTGGAGCAAAATCAAAGTTGACTTCTGAAATCAAAGAAAAGGTTCAGGAAAAACTAACTCTTACCTCGTCTCCAGAACAAATTGTAGGCCGGCTATTTCAAGGGAAAATTTCTTTCAAAACAATCTATCGCTGGCTCTATTACGGTCTCTTACAAGTTCCATTGTCCGTTCTGAGACAAAAAGGCAAACGACAGAAACCAAAAGAAACCAGAGGAAGATTCAATATCGGAACCTCTATTTCAAAACGACCAAAAGACGTCAAGAAGCGAACGACCTTCGGTCACTGGGAGCTGGACACCGTCGTATCAGGACGCGGACAGGCAAAAGGTTGCGTTGCTACTTTCCTAGAGAGGAAAAGCCGCTGGTACCTCGCCATCAAAATTCCCAACCGTTCCGCTTCCTCAATGGAAGGGGCTATACGAAAACTGACTACGCTTTTTCCTGAAACTGCCTTCCAAAGTTTTACGACAGACAGAGGAAAGGAATTCAGCTGTTATCCTGTCATTGAAGAAGACTTAAGCATCCCTGTTTATTTCGCAGATCCTTATTCTTCTTGGCAACGAGGAAGCAATGAAAACAGTAATGGACTCCTGAGGGAGTTCTTTCCGAAGAGAACCAACTTTGATCATGTGGAACAGGAAGAACTTCAAAAAGCTTTGTACCTGATTAATAATAGACCAAGAAAATGTCTTGGCTACCGAACGCCTCACGAGGTCTTTATGGAAGAGGTGTTGCACTTAATTTGA
- the radC gene encoding RadC family protein: MQETTLVREVPKSSRPRERLASYGEKALATHELLAILLRTGPKDSNVLQLAMRVLNEFEDLHSLKMASVEELTAINGIGPTKAIEIKACIELGLRLAHSSQLKSGIITSTKAAGGLFMEEMRDLQQEHVIALYLNTKNEIIKKKTIFVGSLNSSVAHPREIFREAVRFAAARIILAHNHPSGNPEPSEADLVFTRRMVECGEMMGIDLLDHFIVGDQKYISLKEYGII, encoded by the coding sequence ATGCAAGAGACAACATTAGTTCGAGAAGTTCCAAAATCATCACGACCACGTGAAAGACTAGCAAGCTATGGCGAAAAAGCACTTGCAACGCATGAATTGTTGGCAATTTTATTACGAACTGGTCCAAAAGATAGTAATGTTTTACAATTAGCGATGCGGGTATTAAATGAGTTTGAAGATCTTCACTCATTAAAAATGGCTTCAGTAGAAGAGCTGACAGCAATTAATGGTATCGGACCAACAAAAGCAATTGAAATCAAGGCTTGCATAGAGCTAGGATTACGCTTGGCTCATTCCTCCCAACTTAAAAGTGGAATTATTACCTCTACAAAAGCAGCCGGTGGTTTGTTTATGGAAGAGATGCGGGATCTACAGCAAGAGCATGTTATTGCACTTTATTTAAATACCAAAAATGAAATTATTAAAAAGAAAACAATCTTTGTGGGTAGCTTAAATAGCAGTGTGGCGCATCCGCGTGAAATATTTAGAGAAGCAGTTCGTTTTGCAGCAGCGCGAATTATTCTTGCCCATAATCATCCCTCGGGTAATCCAGAACCATCAGAGGCCGATTTAGTTTTTACAAGGAGAATGGTGGAGTGTGGTGAAATGATGGGGATTGATTTATTGGATCATTTTATTGTTGGAGACCAAAAATATATAAGCTTGAAAGAATACGGAATAATCTAG
- a CDS encoding cold-shock protein has protein sequence MENGTVKWFNSEKGFGFIERENGEDVFVHFSAINSDGFKTLEEGQAVSFDIVEGDRGPQASNVEKI, from the coding sequence ATGGAAAATGGAACAGTAAAATGGTTTAACTCAGAAAAAGGTTTTGGATTTATCGAACGTGAAAACGGAGAAGACGTATTCGTACATTTCTCAGCAATCAACAGCGATGGATTTAAAACATTAGAAGAAGGACAAGCAGTTTCTTTCGACATCGTTGAAGGCGATCGTGGACCTCAAGCATCAAACGTAGAAAAAATATAA
- the mreC gene encoding rod shape-determining protein MreC, translating to MNQFFNNKRMIVLLISVIIFISTIAFSITRSREETSSSQLFINDITSLGTAILAKPGEIADSFVDSVDNLIHTYEENQHLKKKIDDLENMQANLYSLTEENQAMKEELALQKNLTEYTKINATVIARNPDTWLDQIVIDKGSRDGLAVDMSVMSGQGLIGRVSEVSATTAKVLLLSTKNAAANRISAEIQMADYTIHGIVDNYEEKSHLLIMSEIDPKAKIELGKQIVTSGLGGISPKGLVIGTVKEVRMDELGLFQEVTIEPAGNLSDASFVTVIVRGSEVIEE from the coding sequence GTGAATCAATTTTTCAATAATAAAAGAATGATCGTCTTATTAATTTCCGTTATTATTTTTATCAGTACAATTGCCTTCTCTATCACTCGTAGCCGAGAAGAAACGTCATCTTCGCAGTTGTTTATAAATGATATAACTAGTCTTGGGACAGCTATTTTAGCTAAACCAGGGGAGATAGCGGATAGTTTTGTGGACTCAGTGGATAATCTAATCCATACTTATGAAGAAAACCAACATCTAAAAAAGAAAATAGATGACTTAGAAAATATGCAAGCGAATCTGTATAGTCTTACAGAAGAAAACCAGGCTATGAAAGAAGAGTTAGCATTACAAAAAAACTTAACCGAATATACTAAAATTAATGCAACGGTTATTGCTCGAAATCCAGATACTTGGTTGGATCAAATTGTCATCGACAAAGGAAGTCGAGATGGTTTAGCAGTAGATATGTCTGTTATGTCAGGACAAGGACTGATTGGTCGTGTATCGGAAGTGAGTGCGACAACTGCTAAAGTATTACTGTTATCAACCAAAAATGCAGCTGCTAATCGTATCTCTGCAGAAATTCAAATGGCCGATTATACAATCCATGGTATTGTTGATAATTATGAGGAAAAGAGTCATTTATTAATTATGTCAGAGATCGACCCCAAAGCGAAAATCGAACTCGGGAAACAAATTGTTACTTCCGGTTTAGGTGGTATCTCTCCAAAAGGATTAGTCATTGGAACGGTAAAAGAAGTTAGAATGGATGAGCTTGGTTTATTCCAAGAGGTTACAATTGAACCTGCTGGAAATCTTTCGGATGCTTCTTTTGTAACAGTTATCGTTCGGGGGAGTGAGGTAATCGAGGAATGA
- the mreD gene encoding rod shape-determining protein MreD, whose amino-acid sequence MIRNRKLSHTYVIPLIIFLGLILDGIIMNVFSSQLIDGNYVLVPRLMMVLLIVLSLLFPKQPLFFYAFIFGVIYDSYYVGVVGIYTAGIVSCIYLLKRSQKYVQLTPLVLLLLYFLSLSYIEIFSFTTYTILSLVDMSFFRFLITRLAPTLLLNTFFLVFTYLPLRKLSDWMYR is encoded by the coding sequence ATGATTCGGAATCGTAAATTAAGCCATACCTACGTCATCCCGTTGATTATTTTTTTAGGATTGATTTTAGATGGCATTATTATGAATGTATTCTCCTCCCAATTAATCGATGGCAATTATGTGCTGGTACCGCGATTGATGATGGTATTATTAATTGTTTTATCGCTCTTATTTCCTAAACAGCCGCTCTTTTTTTATGCATTCATTTTTGGTGTTATTTATGACAGTTACTACGTAGGGGTAGTAGGAATTTATACGGCAGGTATTGTTTCTTGTATTTATCTTTTGAAACGAAGTCAAAAATATGTACAATTAACACCATTGGTTTTGTTATTGCTTTATTTTTTAAGTTTAAGTTATATTGAAATATTTTCTTTTACGACCTACACGATACTTAGTTTGGTTGATATGTCTTTCTTTCGATTTTTAATAACTCGTCTCGCACCCACCTTATTGTTAAATACGTTTTTCCTTGTTTTTACTTATTTGCCTTTGAGGAAGCTAAGTGATTGGATGTATCGTTAA
- a CDS encoding amino acid ABC transporter substrate-binding protein produces the protein MKKLIMLATSTLLLAACGQEVETETTESIVDGALKESYIIGLDETFAPMSFRDVEGDIVGFDVDFATEIGKLSGLRFEFQPIDWVMKETELNAGNIDLIWNGYTITEERKEKVAFSDAYLENSQIIVTLNDSDIQSNEDLAGQVVATQQASATLNAMEADETGIVEKFDGGEPILYPTFTDVFNDLESGRSDAIVVDEVLGRYIMKQKGSEKFNVLTDNFGDEEYGVGIRKEDTALQEAINEGLVEIKENGTYDTIYQKWFAK, from the coding sequence ATGAAAAAACTGATAATGCTAGCAACTTCCACACTTTTACTAGCCGCATGTGGACAAGAAGTAGAAACAGAAACGACAGAATCCATAGTTGATGGTGCTTTAAAAGAGTCCTACATCATCGGTTTAGATGAAACGTTTGCACCAATGAGTTTTCGTGATGTCGAGGGTGATATTGTTGGTTTCGATGTAGATTTTGCAACGGAGATTGGTAAACTCAGTGGATTGCGTTTTGAATTTCAACCGATTGATTGGGTGATGAAAGAAACGGAATTAAATGCTGGTAATATTGATTTGATATGGAATGGTTATACTATTACGGAGGAGCGGAAGGAAAAAGTCGCTTTCAGTGATGCTTATTTAGAAAATTCCCAAATTATTGTGACGTTAAACGATAGTGACATTCAAAGTAATGAAGACTTAGCAGGACAAGTCGTCGCAACGCAACAAGCATCAGCAACTCTAAATGCGATGGAAGCGGATGAAACTGGTATTGTAGAAAAGTTTGATGGGGGAGAACCCATCCTTTATCCGACCTTTACAGATGTTTTTAACGATTTAGAAAGTGGCCGAAGTGACGCCATTGTAGTTGATGAAGTTTTGGGTCGTTACATTATGAAGCAAAAAGGTTCAGAAAAATTTAATGTTTTAACGGATAACTTTGGGGATGAAGAATACGGTGTAGGAATTCGAAAAGAAGACACTGCCCTACAAGAGGCTATAAATGAAGGTTTAGTTGAAATAAAAGAAAACGGTACATATGACACAATCTATCAAAAATGGTTTGCAAAATAA
- a CDS encoding amino acid ABC transporter permease, producing the protein MELIQTIWPSLMSGFLISLRIFFIVGLISIPLGFLIAVVRVYAPRWIGALIQVYIFIMRGTPLLLQLMFFFFGLPFVGIVMDRFTAAILAFIINYAAYYAEIFRGGIMAIPRDQFESIDVLGIGKLRGFIRIIIPQVFRIVLPSIGNEIISLVKDTSLVYILGIGELLRAGQIAANTYASLIPFLGVGVLYLVITGIITLILNSLESRRKF; encoded by the coding sequence ATGGAACTTATACAAACAATTTGGCCATCATTAATGTCTGGCTTTCTTATCTCCCTGCGAATCTTTTTTATTGTAGGCCTAATCAGTATTCCTTTGGGTTTTTTAATCGCTGTGGTGCGCGTATACGCACCACGATGGATTGGGGCGCTTATTCAGGTATATATTTTTATAATGCGCGGAACTCCGCTATTACTGCAGTTAATGTTTTTCTTCTTTGGCCTTCCTTTTGTCGGAATTGTTATGGATCGTTTTACTGCAGCAATTTTAGCCTTTATCATTAATTATGCTGCTTATTATGCAGAGATATTCAGAGGAGGAATCATGGCGATTCCAAGGGATCAATTCGAATCGATTGATGTTTTAGGTATTGGCAAACTAAGAGGGTTTATTCGTATTATTATCCCCCAAGTTTTTCGAATCGTTTTACCATCAATCGGCAACGAAATTATATCTTTGGTCAAAGATACTTCCCTCGTTTATATATTGGGCATTGGTGAGCTATTACGGGCCGGACAAATCGCAGCTAATACCTATGCATCTTTAATCCCATTTTTAGGGGTAGGCGTTTTATATCTCGTAATTACTGGTATTATTACACTTATTTTAAATAGCCTTGAGTCTAGAAGAAAATTTTAG
- a CDS encoding amino acid ABC transporter ATP-binding protein has translation MLLEAKEISKKFQGKTILSNFSFKIDKGDIIVLTGRSGTGKTTLMRILNNLETADSGSLAIGDTVLFSQTEKGVTYASRKQRKLFQNKIGMVFQDYALFPNLTVRENLLEAPLAQKLGSKAEIIQRAEALTEEMGITDQMDKMPSQLSGGQKQRVAIARAMMLNPTILCFDEPTSALDRESADSIGQLIKKIAEKGTGILIVTHDIPFGEKYGTRVFSSSDFINKS, from the coding sequence ATGTTACTAGAAGCAAAAGAAATTTCAAAAAAATTCCAAGGGAAAACAATTTTATCAAACTTTTCGTTTAAAATTGATAAGGGTGATATCATCGTTTTAACCGGGCGATCAGGTACTGGTAAGACGACCCTCATGCGCATATTAAATAATTTAGAAACAGCAGACAGTGGCAGCTTAGCGATAGGTGACACGGTACTGTTCAGTCAAACAGAAAAAGGGGTGACTTATGCATCCCGTAAACAGCGGAAATTATTTCAAAACAAGATTGGAATGGTTTTTCAAGATTACGCCTTGTTTCCTAACTTAACAGTTCGCGAAAATCTCTTAGAAGCACCTTTGGCTCAGAAATTGGGCAGTAAAGCAGAAATTATCCAACGAGCAGAAGCATTAACAGAAGAAATGGGAATCACTGATCAAATGGATAAAATGCCATCACAACTTTCTGGTGGTCAAAAACAACGCGTCGCTATTGCCCGTGCCATGATGTTAAATCCCACGATATTATGTTTTGACGAACCCACATCGGCTTTAGACCGCGAATCAGCCGACAGTATTGGACAATTAATTAAGAAGATTGCAGAAAAAGGAACAGGTATTTTAATAGTAACCCATGATATTCCTTTTGGAGAAAAATATGGGACACGCGTTTTTTCTTCTTCTGATTTTATTAATAAGAGTTAA